A single Triticum dicoccoides isolate Atlit2015 ecotype Zavitan chromosome 2A, WEW_v2.0, whole genome shotgun sequence DNA region contains:
- the LOC119356040 gene encoding heat stress transcription factor B-2a-like, producing MASPALGAGTPPFLTKTYAMVDDPETDDTISWNESGTAFVVWRRAEFERDLLPKNFKHSNFASFVRQLNTYGFRKIGLDRWEFANECFRKGEKRLLGAIQRRKGSGAGAPAPAMMATPIATAIPISPTPTSSGGDAAVSSSPPPGLALVATGAMAELEEENARLRRENARLARELARARRVCDGVRHLVWRYDHGGEEVGEEDERHGAAGAKPMLFGVAIGRKRSREDGHGGGDEGNGAEEDGEDDEEEQEHDEDDERHAARREQGKAMRTERSDLNVLSLSVRAAAAARPDGGSRDRSGNH from the exons ATGGCGTCGCCGGCGCTGGGGGCGGGGACGCCGCCGTTCCTCACCAAGACGTACGCGATGGTGGACGACCCGGAGACCGACGACACCATCTCCTGGAACGAGTCCGGCACGGCGTTCGTGGTGTGGCGCCGCGCCGAGTTCGAGCGCGACCTCCTCCCCAAGAACTTCAAGCACAGCAACTTCGCCTCCTTCGTCCGCCAGCTCAACACCTAC GGATTCAGGAAGATAGGCCTTGACAGGTGGGAGTTCGCCAACGAGTGCTTCAGGAAAGGGGAGAAGCGCCTGCTCGGCGCGATACAGAGGCGGAAGGGATCTGGCGCCGGGGCGCCGGCGCCCGCCATGATGGCGACGCCGATTGCGACGGCGATTCCGATCTCGCCCACGCCGACCAGCTCCGGCGGGGACGCCGCGGtctcctcgtcgccgccgcccgggCTGGCGCTGGTGGCCACCGGCGCGATGGCCGAGCTGGAGGAGGAGAACGCGCGGCTGCGGCGCGAGAACGCGAGGCTGGCGCGGGAGCTCGCGCGCGCGCGCCGCGTCTGCGACGGCGTGCGGCACCTCGTCTGGCGGTATGACCACGGcggggaggaagtgggggaggaggACGAGAGGCACGGCGCCGCAGGCGCGAAGCCGATGCTGTTCGGCGTCGCGATAGGGAGGAAGAGGTCGCGCGAGGACGGGCACGGGGGAGGGGATGAGGGAAATGGGGCagaggaggacggcgaagacgacgaggaggagcaagAACACGACGAGGACGACGAGAGGCACGCCGCCCGGCGAGAACAAGGGAAGGCTATGAGGACGGAGCGGTCGGATCTGAATGTGCTGTCGCTGTccgtgcgggcggcggcggcggcgaggcccgACGGGGGCTCGCGTGATCGTAGCGGAAACCACTAG